GGCGCGCGTCGAGTTGTTTGAGTCGCTGGCCCAGCATCTCCGCGTGACCCAGTTCCTCCTGAATGTCCTCCTGGAGGCTCGCCTTGACTTCCTCGGCGCTCACGCCGTCGAGCACGATGGAGTTCGTGAGGTAGTTCATCACGGTCTCGATCTCGTCGCCGTAGGCCGTCTGCAGCAGGTCGATGACCTCGTCGTCGGTCATGCGTGTCAGTCCGGTCGCCAGCCACTTAGCGACGGACCCGGCGAGTGCAAGCCCCCCTCAGTCGCCTGCCTCGTCGAGGTCCTCGATGTGTCCGCGAAGGCGTTCGAGCGCCGCGTCCGCATCCATGTAGCCCTGGTCGTACTCCTCGAAGACGGTCTCGGATTCGTCGAGGAACGTCTCGACGGCGTCGTCCGTGTCGGTCATGTACCACTGTCCGAGCGGGAACCCGGTGAAAGTTGCGAAGCGAGGCCGCTCACTCGCTGCCACGCGTCAGCGAGGCCAGGATCAACACCATGCCGCTTGAGACGACGACGGCTTGCACGAGCGCTGCCGACAGGAGGGACGTGCCTAGCAGCTGGTAGATCAACCCCTCACAGATCGCCCCGACACCGATGAACACGAACCCGCCGGCGACGTACAGCATCGGCTCGTTCCCGCTGCGTCGGTAGCCGTGGAAGGCCAGCGACGCGACCACGAGCGCGAGCACGAGCGTGACGAGTTTCACGAGCAGGAAGGGCGCGTCGATCATGTGCTGTCCCGGAGATTCGACCAGAGGTTGGTGAAGTTATCCGCGAGTTCGTCCCGCGTCGTGATCGATCCCTGGAGTTCGCCGTCGTCCATCTCGACGTGGAGTGCTTCGAGTGTCGTCTCGTACCTGCGGCGGTGGGCCCCGTCGTCGTCGACGGTCGACCGCTCGTCGACGAGTTCGTAGTCCTGTAGCGTCGAGACACGACGGTAGATCGTCGCGAGGGAGGCGTCACAGATGTCGCTGAGGTCTTTTGCCGTCCGTGGCTTCTCGTCGGCCGCCAGCAGGATCCGGCGTGAGTAGTCGTCCGCGAGGATCTGGAGAACGTCTGCCATCGACGCGCTCTCGCCACCGTCCATGTCCCCACGGAGACCACCCAGGACCAAAGCGTCGGTGGTTCGTGAATCACCGACAGCAGGAATGTGCATTTTAAACAAGACTGCAAAGAGCCAGTTCCCTTTAGTCTGCCACCTGCGAACGACGGGTATGACCCGTTCCTGGAAACGCGTCCTGAAAGCGGTGGCGGTGGGGGCCGGTACGTTCGTCCTCTTCGGGGTCGTCACTGGATTGATCCCGAATCCCCTTTACGTCCGTATGGTTCCACGCACGGGTCTGGACTACCTGTTCCTGACGCTCACTGCGGGCGCGCTCGCACTCTATACGTTCCAGCGCACGCCCGACGGGGGCGACGACAGGAGCGCGGCCGCCGGAACAGCCCTCGGCTTTCTCGCGTTCGGCTGTCCGATCTGTAACGCCATCCTGCTGGCGCTGTTCAGCAGTTCCGCGCTGATGACGTATCTAGACCCGCTCCGCCCGGTGATCGGCGCGGTGAGCGTCGTCGTCTTCGCGGGACTGCTCTACGTCCGGTCCCAGAAATCCTGTGCAGACTGTGCGGGTCAGCCGTCGACGGATCCGGGGGCCGACTGAGACCGATGACGGACGGAGCCGACGAGGACGCTGACGACGCGGACGCCCGATGGCCCCTCGTGGCCGTCGGCGGCGCAGTGAGTCTCTGCTGTCTGTTCGCCGCGCCGGCGGCGACCGGCGCAGCAAGCGGTGTCGCGGCTGGCGGTGCGACCGCGGCGCTGGGCGGGGGCGTCGTTCGCGTCGCCGTCTCGGCCCTGACGGTCGGGCTCCTCGCCGTGGTGTGGCGACTCCGCACCGACGCGAGTTGCTGTGAGAAGTGAGATAACAGGTCGTTTGGGTCCGTTCCCGACGCTCCTTACTCGCCGCCGGCCCCCGACGGGATCGCACAGTACCGGGGGTCCCCGAGCCGGGAGAGATAGGCCACGAGGAGCACGAGGCCCGCCAGACGGAGGAGGTTCCCGTCGAAGGGGAGCGTCGAGAGCGCACCGACGAATCCGAGCGTACCGAGGAGGCCGGCTCCACAGCTCGCACAGCCGGAGGCGAGCAGTCCGGGGAGCACGCTCGACAGGCCGCGAGCGCTCACGCCGCCGGCGTGTCGGATACGGCCGATGGCGGTCGTGAGTGCGACCCCGGTGACGACGGCGTAGACGACGGTCAGACCGAGCCCGACCGCACCGATCGACTCGAACGTGTTCGCGGTGAGCGCGAGCACCGCGTCGTCGAGATAGGCCAGATCCGACGTGAGCATCTGTATCGAATAGGTCGGGAACGAGGACAGGATCAACAGGGCGTAGGTCGTGACGGCGAACGCGAGCGTCGCGACCGTCCGCCGTGTCGAGGTGAACGGGTAGCCGAAGGCTTCGACGAACCGCGAGACGTGGGCGTCGACGATATCGTTCACGCGTTTCTCACCCTCGAGATCGCTTCGTCGAAGCGTTCGTACGGCTGTGCGCCGACGAGTTTCCCCGCCTTGTCGGCGTCTCGGTTGTAGAGGACGAACGCCGGCGTCCCTCTGATCCCGAACCTCGAAGCCTGCTGTACGTCCGTCTCGATTTCGGCTTCGATCTCCGTCCCGTGATCGTCCATGCACGTCTCCACGGCGTTGGCGTCGACGCCCTCGACACCCGCCGTGATCTCTAGCAGGTTCTCCCTCGACGCCCAGCCCGAACCCTTCTCGCCCTGCGCCTCGAACACGGCCGAGTGCCAGTCCAGATAGCGGTCCGGGTTCGCGTCCCGGACCTGCCGCCAGACACACCGGTCCATCACTGCGGCCGTCGTCGACGCGTCGCTGAGGTACGGAAACTGGATGAACACGAAGCGGACGGTACCCTCCTCGACGTGGTTCTCGATCAGTTTCGGGAAGGCGCCGCCCTCGAAGCGGCGGCAGAACGGACACTGGTAGTCGCTCCAGTAGTACACGTCGACCGGAGCGTCCTTCGCGCCGAGGATCGGATGGCCACCGAGTTCGATGCCGAAACCGGTCGTCTTGGAACTGCTGTGAAACCCTGCCCCGCTCGATTCGTTCGAAGTCGATCCGTCGGAGCTGTCACCATCGAGCCGTGACGCTCCGTAGACGACGCCACCCCCGACGGCGACTGTGCCGATCCCACCGAGGAGGGCACGACGCGTCGCCGGCGAATCCGGTCCTTCCATGCGTCGTGGTCGTCGTTGGGCTCACATAGACCACCCGACGATTTGCAGAGCGTGCAAAACAGCCCGGGGGTGGGGGCAGGCGACTGCTGGCGTGGGCGGTTACTGGAACCCGATGGGCTGGGCCTGGGAACTCTCGTCGCCGGCCTGGCCCATCTGCTGGGCGAGTTGCTGGCGGGCCTGTGCGATCTCCTCGGCCTGATCGACCAGTTTCTGGGTGTCGACGTCGATCCCTGCGACGGGCGCGACGGCGTCGATCAACAGCTTGCGAGCGGCCTCGGGATCGGGGAACTGCGCGTTGGACTCGACGACGAACCCGAGGCTGTCGAGGCCGTCCCGTTCGGCCCGCGAGAGCAGGTTCCCGGTCGGGCCGCTGACGAACCCGCTCTGTGGCGGGGCGGTGATGTCGTGTTCCTCCAGCAGGTCGCCGGCTTCGCCCGTGGCGACCCCGTGTAGTTCCGGCGGGCCGCCCTTGTCGGCGGGGAGGCCGCTGAGATACAGCGGGAGGGCGTCCTGCTCGGCGATCCACCCCGAGAGGCAGGCCGCGAACTCGGTAGCCTCGCTCGGCGAGACGGGCACGTCGCTCTGGAGGGCGAGCAGGTCTTGGTCGTGGTCGGCGTAGATCCGAACCGGCGGTTCGACGCTCTGGCTACCTTCGTGGTAGACGGCCACGTCGGGCAACCCGTCACACCGGCAGGCGGCGTAGTAGGACATATCGAACGCGTCGACGAGGTGGTCGGTGGCGATCTTCCCGACGAGGCCGACACCGGGCAACCCCTCGATCAGGACCGGCGACTCCAGTGAACGGTCGTCGTGGACATCGACGTGTGCCATAGCCGCCCTTTGACCGGCAGCGAGTAAAATCCCGTGGGCCACACACTTTGTTCGGTTTCCCTCCACTCTCGCGACCGGGTGCCGCCTCGTCGCCCGCCACCGTACCGGTGGCCGGATAGCGGTTCTCTCCGGAGTGAATTCCGCGAATATTATGTGCGATCGTTCGAAACTGTCGGATGATGATACTCGGGGACAGGGATCCGGAAGTGAAGGCGGGGGTACAGGGCGTGGACTTGTCCGGACAGACGGTGCTCGTGACGGGGTCGACGAACGGCCTCGGTCGGCAGGCCGCGGTGGCGATGGGACGACTCGGGGCCGACGTGATCGTCCACGGCCGCGATAGGGCGGCCGGCGAGAGCGCCGTCGACGAACTGGAAGCGGTCGGCTCCGACGCGCAGTTCGTCTCGGCGGACTACGCGTCGGTCGAGGCGGTGCGCGGGATGGCCGACGAGGTTCGCGACTCGGTCGACGAGATCGACGTGCTCTGTAACAACGCCGGTGGACTGTTCGACGACGACGAGCGGACGGAACTCGGCGTGGGGATGCACTTTCACATCAACCACCTCTCGCCGTTCCTGCTGACGACGGAACTGCTCGACACGCTCGCGCCGGACGCGCGGGTCGTCACCACGGCCTCCATCGGCCACCGCGTCACCTCGATGAATCTCGACGCGCTGATCGAGCCGAGCCCGTTCTCGGAGTGGGCGGCCTACTGCCGGTCGAAACTGGCGAACATCCACTTCGCGAACGAACTGGCCCGGCGGCTGGACAACGCGGGGCGGGGCGTCACGTCCAACTCGTTCCACCCGGGCATCATCCCCGGAAGCGAGTTCTCGCGGGCGCTCCCCGGCCCGATCCAGCAGTTCGGCAACTTCCTCGACGACGTGCCGCTAACCGATTCGCCCGCGGACGGAGCCGCGACGATGACCTACCTCGCAGCGTCCGAGGACGTCGCGGGGACGACCGGCAAGTACTTCGCGCGCTGTCGCAAGCGCCGCCCCGCACCGGACGCGCGCGACGAGCAGGCCCAGCGCGACCTCTGGAAGCGCAGCGCCGACCTGCTCGACATCGAGGAACCGCTCGCGGATTACGCCTGAGAACCGCGTCGGGCCTAGGGTTTTCCGGGCGGGCGTAGACGTGGCCGATATGGTCGCCAGCCGCGGTCCCGTCGCCGGCCCGCTCGTGGTCGTCCTGGCCGGCGTCGTCATCGCCGCCGTCCCGCTCCAGTTCGGCGGGGTGTTCGCACTCGTCGGTGCCGACGGCGCGCCGGCCGTCGGCCTCGCCATCGGGTGTGCGCTCGTCCTCGTCGGCGTGGCCGCCCACCTTCGACCGTCGTTCACGACCGAACTCGGTGCCGTCGCCATCGTCCTCTCGCTCGCGTCCGTGTTCGGTGCGCTCGGCGGCCTCGTCGTGGGCCTCCTGCTGGGTGTCGTCGGTGGGAGCCTCTGTGTCGCGTGGAAGCCGACAGCGGGATGATTCCGAACCTCCCCGACCCGCGGGAGGGTTTAGTGCCTTCGGCCCGTCGACTCCGGTATGGGTTCGATCACCCTCTTCACCACGTCGGAGTACGAACCGCAGGCGTTCGACGCCGTCCTGTTCCGGGAGACGCTCGTCGTCTGCGTGCAGGCCGACGAGGAGTCGGTTCGGCTGGTGCCGCTCGACAAGGTCAACCACGTCGACGGAGACGCCGACGACGTACTCGTCGACACCGAGATCCCCGAATCGTTCTACGGCGGTGCCGAGTACGGCCTCGCCGACGTCGAGGCGTTCCCCGACCTCCAGACCCACCTCGAAGATCTGGAGGGTGAAGAGTACTGAACGCTCGCGGTTCCTTTCGTCACCGCTCGACTGTTCGAGGACTCCCTCCGGTCGTCCTCGCTACCCTCGTCCGCCCGTCCCGCGGTTCCTCACGTCACCGCTCGCACCTCCGGCGGACTCCCTGTCTCGCGGTTTCACCGCTCGACTGTTCGAGGACTCCCTCCGGTCGTCCTCGCTACCCTCGTCCGCCCGTCCCGGGATAGCCGAGGTTTTAATCACCGGGAGCGAACGGACGGCCAATGGAGGTACTGGACCGCTACGAACCGCTGATCGACGACTTCGAGGCGTTCCGCGACGCCTGCGAGCGCCCGCTGCCGTCGGTGGTTCGGGTGAACACGATCGCGACCGACCCCGAGCGGGCCCGCGAGGCGCTCGAAGCCGAGGGGATCGGCGTCGAGCCCTGCGAGTGGCACCCCGGCCTCTTCAGACTGGACACCCAGCCGGGGGCCAACTGGCCGTACTTCCACGGCTGGCTCCACGGGCAAGAGGAGGTCTCGGCCGTCCCGGCGACGGTCCTCGACCCCGAGCCGGGCGACCGGGTCTGGGACGCCTGTGCCGCCCCCGGGAGCAAGACCACCCAGCTCTCGGCGCTGATGGACGACCGCGGCCTGCTGGTGGCGACCGACAACAACCTCGGGCGCATCTCCGCGCTGCGGAGCAACGCCGAACGGCTCGGCGTCACCAACATCGCCGTCACTCGCGAGGACGCCCGCAACCACTCGCTGAAGCCCTGGGAGTCGAAGGGGTACGACGCCGCCCTCGTCGACGTGCCCTGTTCCTGTGAGGGCACCATCCGGAAGAATCCCGACACGCTTGACGAGTGGACGCTCGAACACGTGACGGGCATCGCCGGGACCCAGAAGGGCATCCTCCGACGGGCGGTCCAGGTGGTCCGGGAGGGCGGCCACGTCGTCTACTCTACCTGTACGTTCGCCCCCGAGGAGAACGAGGCCGTCCTCGATCACGTGCTGGCCGAGGCGGACTGCCGGCTGGTCGAGTTCGACCTGCCCCTCGACCACGCGCCGGGCGTCACCGAGTGGGAGGGCGAGACCTTCGACGAGTCGGTCCGGAAAGCGAAGCGGATCTATCCCCACCACAACGACACGGGCGGGTTCTTCTGTGCGAAACTGGAGGTGGAAGGATGACGGACCAGCACGACGGTCAGACGTTCGTCCGCCTCCCGACCGACCCCGAGGATCGGATCCACGAAGACCAGCCTACCCGTGAGGAACTCCTCGACTGGTGGGACGAGCGGTTCGGCATTTCGCGGGCGTTCCTCGCCGACTTTTCCTTCTGGGAGAAAGGACGCGGGAAGGTCTGGGCGTTCCACGCCGACACCGAGTCACCGGTCAGAGTGGAGGGACTCGGCATGAGCGTCCTGCGGACCCGGGGCGACCACTGGAAGCCGACGACGAACGCGGTCCAGCGATTCGGCCACCGGGCCGAGAAGAACGTGATCCACCTCACTCGCGAGCAGGCCGAAGCGTTCGTCGCGGGCGAGGATCAGGAGATCGCGTGGGACGGCGACTGGGGTTACCTGATCGCCACCCACGACCTCGCGGGGGCGGCCGAACCGCTCGGCGTCGGCCTCTACCTGCACGGGGAGTTGCGCTCGCAAATCCCGAAGGGTCGACGCCGGGACCTCCGAGTGGATCAGTGACCGGCGCGGTACTCGCCGTGTTTGACGCCCAGGAAGAGACAGATCCCGCCGAAGATGGCCATCGACGGGAGGACCATCGTCAGGACGGTCGTCGTCCCCATCATCGGCGCGACGAGCAACGCACCCACACCGACGACGATCAACGCCGCGAACAGTGCCAGCGTCTTCGGCAGGTCGAACTCCATATCTGACCCGTAGGAAGCGACGGAAATGTGAGTTGTGCTTCCGGCGGTCAGTTCCGGTGGGAGGGGGTTTCAGTCGTCGCTGCCGCCGTCTCCGCCGTCGGCCTTCGGCCGGACGAGGTCGGCCAGCGTCACGAGGATGCCGAGCACCCAGCCGACGGGGACGGAGAGGCCGAACCACATGCCTGCGAAGGCGAGCCCTTCGAGGTCGTACCGCGTCTTCAGGTACGTGTTCACGTCGGCGAAGTCGAGCGGGTTCTCCAGCAGCCAGATGGCGAGGCTCTCGCTGCGGGGCAGGACGACCTCGGCAACCGTCGGGGAGTACAGTGCGGCGACGACCGGCGGGAGGAAGATCGCCGTCATCGCGAACGGCCACGCGAACAGGACCGTCGTCACCCGGCCGCCGATCACCCGGAAGCCGACCGCCAGCGCGGCGGCGACGACCGCTACCGTCGAGGCGGCCGCGACCGCGAAGAAGCCCTCCGTGAGCCCGTCGAACCGGACGTACGACGCCGCGGTTAGCGCACCCCACAGCAGGATAAACAGGAAGACGACGCCCACGGTTCCGAGTCGAAGCGCCGCGCTGTCGAGCCGTCGGCTCTGGAAACGCAGGACGACACCGAGGAGAACGAGCGGGTAGAGGAGTCCGATGATCGGAATCCCGAGGTAGTACCAGGTGTTGTAGGTCACCTTCTCCCGGGCCGTCTTCGGTTCCCACTTCCCGAGGACGGAACTCGAAGCGTTGCGCTGGCGCGGAAAGAACAACTCCATCCAGGTCTCGTGCATCCGCCGGAGATCGAAGCGGATATCGTCGACGACACCGCCGCCCGACGCGCGTCCCGCTGCCATGTGCGGCGGGTTACGACGCGGGGGGTATAATCATTCTGGCCTCGTCAGACGCGTGTCAACGAGGGGGAATTCGAGAGGCCAGCCGCCGGTCCGCGACAGGACGGTTACCAGGCGTCCGGCGCGAAGTCGGGGTGGACCCGCCGGTCCCGCTCGTCGATGGCGTCGATCCGCTCGATATCGTCCGCTGAGAGGTCGACGTCGACGCTCCCGAAGTTGTCCCGGATGTGGTCCTCGCCGGTCGCCTTCGGGATGGCGGTGACGCCCTTCTCGCGGAGCCAGGCGAGGCTGACCTGCGCGGGGCTAGCGTCGTGGGCCTCGGCGATGTCGACGATGGTGTCGTTCTCGAAGACCTGCCCGCGAGCGAGCGGCGAGTACGCCACCAGTTCGAGGTCCGTGTCGGCCGCGAACTCCCGGAGTTCGGTCTGGGGGAGGAGCGGGTGCATCTCCACCTGATTGGCGAACACGGGCATGTCGGCGTGCTCGCGGGCCTCCTCGACGTGGTGGGGCTCGAAGTTCGAGACCCCGAACTGCTCGATCTTGCCCTCGTCGTGGAGCTGGTCGAACGCCGAGATGGTCCCCTCGGGGTCGTACTCGCGGGCCGGCCAGTGGATGTACAGCAGGTCGACGTAGTCGACGCCGAGTTTGTCCAGACTCGCCTCGGTGCTCTCGATCACGTCGTCGTGGGCCAGTTCCGAGATCCACACCTTGGTCGCGAGGAACACGTCCTCGCGGTCCACGTCGGCTTCGGCGATGCCGCGGCCGACGGCCTCCTCGTTGCCGTAGGCCTGTGCGGTGTCGATGTGCCGATAGCCGGCCTCGAGTGCGGTCCGGACGCTCTCGGCGCACTGGTCGGCGTCCTCGTTCTGCCAGGTGCCGAGACCGAGCATCGGCATGCCGTTCGCTCGCGGAACGCTCTCGGGGTCGAGTTGTGGAGACATAGTCATAGAACGAACGGCTGCCGCGTGGAAAACGGTTGTGAAACCGGCGCGAAGCGTCAGCGCCGGAAGAACTTCGCGATGGCCTCGACGGGGCTCGCGGGGTTCGATCCGGCCCCGTCGAACTGCTCTTTCGCGTAGTCGACCAGGATCGGGAGGTCGCCGGTGTGGATCAGTTTCCCGATGGCTAGCGGGTTCCCCTTGTTGGCCTTCGCGAGTGTCTCGTCTGGCATCCGGTGGAGATCCGTCATCAGCTGGTCGTAGCGCTCGTTGGGGGCGAGATACAGCAGTTTGGTCATCAACAGCCGGTTGCGCATCCGGGGTGCGACCCGCTGGTGCCAGAGGTCGTCGTAGGTCGCCATGTTCTCGGCGGACGTGTCGGGGTCGTTCGGCGTGAGACACTTGTCGGCGGTCGCGGCCGCGACGCGACCGGACTCCATGCACTTGTGGATGCCCTCGCCCCACAGCGGATCGAGGGTCGGCACGGTGTCACCGATGGCCATGAAGTTGTCCGTGCTCATCTCTCCGGGCATCTGGATGTGGGCCGACCCGCGGTGCATCTTGCCTTCGAGTTTCGTCGCGTCCTCGAAGCGGGGGTCGGAGTCGAGCCAGTAGTCGAGGTGGTCGTCGATGGTCATGCCCTCGTGACCACGGGACTGGTAGCGCTCGTTCTGGATGTAACAGAGGCCGACCTTGGCGGTGTCTTCGCCGGTGTGGAAGATCCAGGAGTACCCGCCCGGCGCGAGGTCGTGATCGAGTCGGAGCATCATCGCGTCGGTCAGGTCGGCGTACCCGTCGTGATCCACGTCGATACCCTCGAACTCGTACTCGATGCCGATGGCCTGGTTCCGTCGCTCCAGATCACTCACGCCGAGGGCGCGGGCGAGCGGCGCGGAGGGGCCCGTCGCGTCGATTACGATGTCGGCGTAGACCTCCTCGTCACCGTCGTACTCGACGCCGATGATCTCGCCGCCGTCCATGATCGGGTTGGCGACGCGGGCGTCGAACCAGTACTCGGCACCGTTCTCGCGCCCCTTCTCGACGAGCCACTGCTTGAAGTCGGCGAACTCGAGGACGGCACCCGCCTGTTCCTGGACGTAGTGTTCGTTGGGCGACTCCAGGACGACGTTGTCGGTGTAGTTCATCACGACGTCGCTGGGCACGTTGAACGACGCCATCATCGAGGGGAACGTGCCCGCCGTCGACTTGTTGCTCTGGCGCGGGAACTCGTCTTCGGGTTCGGTTTCGAGGACGAGCACCTCGTAGCCCCGTGCTGCCAGGTCGCGAGCGCACTGTGCTCCGGCCGGACCCGCACCGGCGACGAGGACGTCGTAACGATCGGTCATAGCATCCTCTCCTGCACTGCGGATCGTTCCTGACAGCGCTGTTCTCCACCGGACACCGAGCCGCATCGTCGCATGCGATACGCCCCCCGCGACGGCGAGTCCGTGATCACGGCCCCCACCGCGTCACCCCCCACGGTACTATCGGACTGCACACTCATTGGTCTCCATTATCGTCCCAGCTCATAAAAAGGACCCTATCCGCGGCGAAATCGGCCGACTCCCCGGCATTCCCCCGGATAGCTTAAAAGCAGCCGTAGATTAGTGGTAGAACGTTCATGGGCGGTCCGGTGTGAAAGAAAGGCATATGTTCGACGACCAGCCGGTACGGGGGGATCTCGACGGGCACGTCGAGAACATGCTCGACTTGCTCAACGACTACGAAATCTCGCTCTCGGAGGGCACACCGGAGGACTCGCGCCAGCAGCTGTCTATCATGACGGACCTCTCGACGGCCGAACCGGAGGACGTCGACACCGTCGAGGACGTGGAGATTCCGGCCGCCGGCGACGGCGAGGACCCGATTCCCGCCCGGGTCTACGCACCGGCCGGTGAGGGACACCCGACGGTCACCTACTTCCACGGTGGCGGCTTCGTCGCCGGCGATATCGACACGCACGACCCGCTCTGCCGGATGCTGGCTAACCGGGCCGAAGCCGTGGTCGTCTCCGTCGAGTACCGCAAGGCCCCCGAAGCGGCGTGGCCGGAGCCGATCAAGGACGCCTACGCCGGCGCGCAGTGGACCGCCCGCAACGCCGACGAGTACGGCGCCGACACGGGCACCCACGTCGTCGCCGGCGACAGCGCCGGGGGGAACCTCGCCGCCGTCGTCTCGCTGATGGCCGCCGAGCGCGGGATGCCGAACATCGACCGGCAACTCCTGCTCTACCCCGCGACGACCTACATGGACCCGATGCCCTCCCGCGCTCAGAACGGGGACGGCTACTTCCTGACCGCACAGGACATGCTCTGGTTCGTCAAGCAGTACATCGACGACGAGATCGACGCCCACCACCCGTGGGCGTTCCCGCTGAACGCCCGCCGTGACAAACTCGCCGAGACGCCGCCCGCGTTCGTCCTCACCTGCGGGTACGACCCGCTGCGCGACGAGGGGCACGCCTACGCCGAGGAACTCGCCGAGGCCGGCGTCGACGTGGAGTACAGCAACCACGAGTCGATGATCCACGGCTTCCTCAACATGGAGGCCATCGTCGACCACACCTACGATGGCGTCGAGGAAGTCGCCGAACAGGTCCGGAAAGCCGGCGGAAACTGACGACCCACCAGCCCTTTTCTCCCGGCCCGCCCTACGTCGAGCCATGCCCGACGCACGGATCGAGGTCGTCGCCGGCGACGGCGATCTGTCTGATGCGTTCGCGGTCCGTCGCGACGTGTTCGTCGACGAGCAGGGCGTCGACGAAGCCGTGGAGATCGACGGGCGGGACGACGACGCCGTCCACACCGTTGCCTACGAGGGCAGCAGACCCGTTGGCACGGCCCGACTCCGGACCGTCGGCGACGACACCGGCAAGGTCGAACGAGTCGCAGTCCGCCGGGAACGGCGTGGGGAAGAGCTGGGCCGAAAACTGATGGACACCGTCGAGGACCTCGCCCG
This Halorientalis sp. IM1011 DNA region includes the following protein-coding sequences:
- a CDS encoding DUF6114 domain-containing protein, with protein sequence MVASRGPVAGPLVVVLAGVVIAAVPLQFGGVFALVGADGAPAVGLAIGCALVLVGVAAHLRPSFTTELGAVAIVLSLASVFGALGGLVVGLLLGVVGGSLCVAWKPTAG
- a CDS encoding DsbA family protein, which codes for MEGPDSPATRRALLGGIGTVAVGGGVVYGASRLDGDSSDGSTSNESSGAGFHSSSKTTGFGIELGGHPILGAKDAPVDVYYWSDYQCPFCRRFEGGAFPKLIENHVEEGTVRFVFIQFPYLSDASTTAAVMDRCVWRQVRDANPDRYLDWHSAVFEAQGEKGSGWASRENLLEITAGVEGVDANAVETCMDDHGTEIEAEIETDVQQASRFGIRGTPAFVLYNRDADKAGKLVGAQPYERFDEAISRVRNA
- a CDS encoding RsmB/NOP family class I SAM-dependent RNA methyltransferase, with amino-acid sequence MEVLDRYEPLIDDFEAFRDACERPLPSVVRVNTIATDPERAREALEAEGIGVEPCEWHPGLFRLDTQPGANWPYFHGWLHGQEEVSAVPATVLDPEPGDRVWDACAAPGSKTTQLSALMDDRGLLVATDNNLGRISALRSNAERLGVTNIAVTREDARNHSLKPWESKGYDAALVDVPCSCEGTIRKNPDTLDEWTLEHVTGIAGTQKGILRRAVQVVREGGHVVYSTCTFAPEENEAVLDHVLAEADCRLVEFDLPLDHAPGVTEWEGETFDESVRKAKRIYPHHNDTGGFFCAKLEVEG
- a CDS encoding aldo/keto reductase is translated as MPMLGLGTWQNEDADQCAESVRTALEAGYRHIDTAQAYGNEEAVGRGIAEADVDREDVFLATKVWISELAHDDVIESTEASLDKLGVDYVDLLYIHWPAREYDPEGTISAFDQLHDEGKIEQFGVSNFEPHHVEEAREHADMPVFANQVEMHPLLPQTELREFAADTDLELVAYSPLARGQVFENDTIVDIAEAHDASPAQVSLAWLREKGVTAIPKATGEDHIRDNFGSVDVDLSADDIERIDAIDERDRRVHPDFAPDAW
- a CDS encoding proteasome assembly chaperone family protein, with the translated sequence MAHVDVHDDRSLESPVLIEGLPGVGLVGKIATDHLVDAFDMSYYAACRCDGLPDVAVYHEGSQSVEPPVRIYADHDQDLLALQSDVPVSPSEATEFAACLSGWIAEQDALPLYLSGLPADKGGPPELHGVATGEAGDLLEEHDITAPPQSGFVSGPTGNLLSRAERDGLDSLGFVVESNAQFPDPEAARKLLIDAVAPVAGIDVDTQKLVDQAEEIAQARQQLAQQMGQAGDESSQAQPIGFQ
- a CDS encoding helix-turn-helix domain-containing protein, producing the protein MDGGESASMADVLQILADDYSRRILLAADEKPRTAKDLSDICDASLATIYRRVSTLQDYELVDERSTVDDDGAHRRRYETTLEALHVEMDDGELQGSITTRDELADNFTNLWSNLRDST
- a CDS encoding digeranylgeranylglycerophospholipid reductase → MTDRYDVLVAGAGPAGAQCARDLAARGYEVLVLETEPEDEFPRQSNKSTAGTFPSMMASFNVPSDVVMNYTDNVVLESPNEHYVQEQAGAVLEFADFKQWLVEKGRENGAEYWFDARVANPIMDGGEIIGVEYDGDEEVYADIVIDATGPSAPLARALGVSDLERRNQAIGIEYEFEGIDVDHDGYADLTDAMMLRLDHDLAPGGYSWIFHTGEDTAKVGLCYIQNERYQSRGHEGMTIDDHLDYWLDSDPRFEDATKLEGKMHRGSAHIQMPGEMSTDNFMAIGDTVPTLDPLWGEGIHKCMESGRVAAATADKCLTPNDPDTSAENMATYDDLWHQRVAPRMRNRLLMTKLLYLAPNERYDQLMTDLHRMPDETLAKANKGNPLAIGKLIHTGDLPILVDYAKEQFDGAGSNPASPVEAIAKFFRR
- a CDS encoding alpha/beta hydrolase, with protein sequence MFDDQPVRGDLDGHVENMLDLLNDYEISLSEGTPEDSRQQLSIMTDLSTAEPEDVDTVEDVEIPAAGDGEDPIPARVYAPAGEGHPTVTYFHGGGFVAGDIDTHDPLCRMLANRAEAVVVSVEYRKAPEAAWPEPIKDAYAGAQWTARNADEYGADTGTHVVAGDSAGGNLAAVVSLMAAERGMPNIDRQLLLYPATTYMDPMPSRAQNGDGYFLTAQDMLWFVKQYIDDEIDAHHPWAFPLNARRDKLAETPPAFVLTCGYDPLRDEGHAYAEELAEAGVDVEYSNHESMIHGFLNMEAIVDHTYDGVEEVAEQVRKAGGN
- a CDS encoding GNAT family N-acetyltransferase codes for the protein MPDARIEVVAGDGDLSDAFAVRRDVFVDEQGVDEAVEIDGRDDDAVHTVAYEGSRPVGTARLRTVGDDTGKVERVAVRRERRGEELGRKLMDTVEDLARERDLDRLVLHAQTTVEEFYRKLGYETVSDEFEEAGIPHVEMTKQVR
- a CDS encoding SDR family NAD(P)-dependent oxidoreductase, which encodes MILGDRDPEVKAGVQGVDLSGQTVLVTGSTNGLGRQAAVAMGRLGADVIVHGRDRAAGESAVDELEAVGSDAQFVSADYASVEAVRGMADEVRDSVDEIDVLCNNAGGLFDDDERTELGVGMHFHINHLSPFLLTTELLDTLAPDARVVTTASIGHRVTSMNLDALIEPSPFSEWAAYCRSKLANIHFANELARRLDNAGRGVTSNSFHPGIIPGSEFSRALPGPIQQFGNFLDDVPLTDSPADGAATMTYLAASEDVAGTTGKYFARCRKRRPAPDARDEQAQRDLWKRSADLLDIEEPLADYA